One window of Chamaesiphon minutus PCC 6605 genomic DNA carries:
- a CDS encoding M20 metallopeptidase family protein yields MFATNAPTQPINPDKIRPEIQALQPHLVAFRRQIHQQPELGFQERLTAEAIAKKLTEWKIPHQVGIAKTGIVAMIQGRKTSFRLKTLAIRADMDALPIQEANEVPYKSKHDGIMHACGHDGHVAIALMTAYYLSQHQNDFAGMVKIIFQPAEEGPGGAKPMLDAGVLQNPDVDAIIGLHLWNNLPLGTIGVRSGALMAAVERFTLKIQGKGGHGAMPHQTVDAIVLGSQIVNSLQTIVARNVNPIDSAVVTIGEFRAGTACNVIADTATLAGTVRYFNPELTDFFHQRLDAIVAGICTSHGATYQLDYTKLYPPVINDPKIAELVRSVATDLVETPLGVVPECQTMGGEDMSFFLQAVPGCYFFLGAANPDRSLAYPHHHPRFDFDETALGTGVEMFVRCVEKYCN; encoded by the coding sequence ATGTTTGCCACTAACGCACCCACCCAACCAATTAATCCGGACAAGATTCGACCGGAGATTCAAGCATTACAGCCTCATTTAGTTGCCTTTAGACGACAGATCCACCAACAACCAGAACTTGGCTTTCAGGAACGACTTACGGCTGAGGCGATCGCTAAAAAGCTCACAGAATGGAAGATACCCCACCAAGTTGGCATCGCCAAAACGGGTATCGTCGCCATGATTCAGGGACGCAAGACGAGTTTTCGGCTTAAGACATTGGCGATTCGGGCGGATATGGATGCTTTACCGATTCAAGAAGCCAATGAGGTACCCTATAAATCTAAACATGATGGGATCATGCACGCTTGCGGACACGATGGGCATGTGGCGATCGCCTTGATGACGGCATATTATCTATCGCAGCATCAAAATGACTTTGCAGGGATGGTCAAAATTATCTTCCAGCCCGCCGAGGAAGGCCCTGGCGGTGCCAAACCGATGCTCGATGCGGGAGTGCTCCAAAACCCCGATGTCGATGCCATTATCGGGCTGCATCTGTGGAATAATTTACCGCTCGGCACGATCGGGGTGCGCAGTGGGGCATTGATGGCGGCGGTGGAACGATTTACACTGAAGATTCAGGGTAAGGGCGGACATGGCGCGATGCCCCATCAGACTGTAGATGCGATCGTCTTGGGCAGTCAAATTGTCAATTCGCTCCAGACGATCGTCGCGCGCAATGTCAATCCGATCGATTCTGCGGTGGTAACGATCGGTGAATTTCGGGCTGGTACCGCCTGCAATGTCATTGCCGATACAGCTACTTTAGCTGGGACAGTCCGGTATTTTAATCCCGAATTAACTGACTTTTTTCACCAGCGGCTCGACGCGATTGTCGCTGGAATTTGTACCAGCCATGGCGCGACTTATCAGCTAGACTACACCAAACTTTATCCGCCTGTAATTAACGATCCCAAGATCGCCGAACTTGTCAGATCTGTGGCGACAGATTTGGTAGAGACGCCGCTGGGAGTGGTGCCTGAGTGTCAAACTATGGGTGGGGAAGATATGTCCTTTTTCTTGCAAGCTGTCCCCGGTTGTTACTTCTTTCTCGGTGCGGCAAATCCCGATCGATCTCTAGCATATCCCCATCACCATCCCCGATTTGACTTTGACGAAACAGCTTTAGGTACTGGGGTGGAGATGTTTGTGCGGTGCGTGGAGAAGTATTGTAATTAG
- a CDS encoding 3-deoxy-7-phosphoheptulonate synthase, whose product MDSNVLGDANINYSKILITPKELKEKLPLSPELEQRILDYRQQIQKILDFQDHRKFIVVGPCSIHDVDAAQEYAHKLKDLADRVKDKFLLIMRVYFEKPRTTVGWKGLINDPDMNESFDVEKGLYTGRNLLIKITEIGLPTATEALDPIVPQYLDELISWAAIGARTTESQTHREMASGLSMPVGFKNGTDGSVKVALNALQSAKQPHNFLGIDKHGKVSVFQTRGNAYGHIILRGGEGKPNYDPVSVQAAETELKKANLPPRIVVDCSHGNSNKDYRLQPIVFESTIQQIVNGNTSMVGMMLESNLHEGGQSIPEDLSQLKYGVSVTDKCINWADTERIIMAAYDRL is encoded by the coding sequence ATGGATTCTAACGTCCTCGGCGATGCGAATATCAACTACTCAAAAATCTTGATCACGCCCAAAGAACTTAAGGAAAAATTACCCCTATCTCCCGAATTAGAACAACGTATCCTCGACTACCGCCAACAGATTCAAAAAATCTTAGACTTCCAGGATCATCGCAAATTCATCGTTGTCGGCCCCTGCTCGATCCACGATGTCGATGCCGCCCAAGAATACGCCCACAAACTCAAAGATTTAGCCGATCGAGTCAAAGATAAATTCCTCCTCATCATGCGAGTTTATTTTGAGAAACCTCGCACCACTGTCGGCTGGAAAGGCTTGATTAACGACCCAGATATGAACGAGTCTTTCGATGTCGAAAAAGGCTTATATACTGGCAGAAATTTACTAATTAAAATCACTGAAATCGGGTTGCCAACCGCTACCGAAGCTCTCGATCCGATCGTTCCTCAATACCTCGATGAATTAATCTCCTGGGCGGCAATCGGTGCTCGCACTACCGAATCCCAAACCCACCGCGAAATGGCCAGCGGCCTATCGATGCCCGTCGGTTTCAAGAATGGTACCGACGGCAGCGTTAAGGTAGCCTTAAACGCCCTCCAATCGGCCAAACAACCCCACAATTTCCTGGGGATCGATAAGCATGGCAAAGTTAGCGTTTTTCAAACCAGAGGCAATGCTTACGGACACATTATCTTGCGCGGCGGCGAAGGTAAACCAAACTACGATCCCGTCAGCGTTCAAGCCGCAGAAACCGAACTCAAAAAAGCCAATTTACCACCCCGCATCGTTGTCGATTGCAGTCACGGCAATTCTAATAAAGATTATCGCCTCCAACCGATCGTCTTTGAAAGCACGATCCAACAAATCGTCAATGGCAATACCTCAATGGTAGGGATGATGTTGGAATCCAATCTCCACGAAGGCGGACAATCGATCCCCGAAGATCTCAGTCAGCTCAAATACGGCGTTTCGGTCACCGATAAATGTATCAATTGGGCAGACACCGAGCGGATTATTATGGCAGCATACGATCGACTATAA